The DNA region ACACTGAACCAGCAGGCCAACCTCACACAAGTTGTAAGCGTGGCCGAAAAAACCGACGATGGCTATAAGCTGGAGCTCAAATACGACCATATCGTTTTCAAACAAAACGCCATGGGCATGGAGCTCAAATACGACTCCAAAAATCCAGACCCTAACAACCCAATGACAGCCCAGCTGGCCGAAAACTTCAAAAAATCTCTTGAAAACACCATTACAGCAGTCATCAACGAACGTGGCATGCCCGTCAGCAACAATGCCAAAGACGTAGTCGGAAACACCAACCTCTCAGGCTTCGAATCGGGCCTGATGGTGGTTTACCCCGACCATAGCCTCAAACCCGGACAAAGCTGGGATGTGCAACTCAAACCTGATCCTGCCAGCGATTTTGTCATCAACTCAACCTACAAACTCGAGTCGGTAAAAGGTAACACGGCCAAAATCAGTTACAGCGGTACAATCACCGGAACCGAAATCATGGGTGCCAGCGCCAAGGTGAACGGCACAATGAGCGGCAATATGGAAGTGAACACCACCACCGGCTGGCTCATCAAAGCCAGCATCAACCAGAACATGGAAATGGAAGTGGAAGAAAACGGCATGAAAATGCCCATGAGCCTGAGCGTATTTACGGATATTTCGACACTCTGAACATTCAGCTTTCAAATTGCCGGCCGCTCCGCACCACAGGGCGGCTTTTTTTTGCAAAAAGGGGGATTGAAACTAAGCTAACTATCTTTACCATAGGATGTAAGGTATCCATAAAACGCTTTTTGATAAGCTGCTCAGGATAAATCAATAATTTAGCCGAAAACAACTTTCAGTGAAGCTGGCGCGAATGATGAGGTTCATCAGGCAATTCCTCCGCGGACTCATGATGGCTTTGGGCATCATCGCAACAGCAATGATTATACTGAGCTTCACTGATTTACCCTGGCATGCATATTATCAGCTGGGGACCAGCCAGACCAACCGCAACATCGAAGCAGACTACATTGTAGTGCTTGGGGCCGGAGCTGTGCCTGGTCACCACTCACTGCTCAGGTGCTGGTATGCCGCCAAGGCTTCCAGACAAATGCCCGAAGCCCCTGTCATTGTTGCATTGCCTGCCGACAGCCTGCAAACAGGCACCGATCACGACCGCATGATTGAAGAACTTGTGCTCAGAGGCATACCGCAGAATCAGATTCTTTCCGAAAAATCAGGAAACAACACCTGGGCTCAGGCCCTGAACATCAGGAAGATGATTCCAGACCTGGGAAGCCGTATTTTGCTCATTACTTCGCCGGAGCATATGTATCGCTCCGTCAAGGCCTTTCGGAAGGCAGGATTCACCAA from Bacteroidota bacterium includes:
- a CDS encoding YdcF family protein: MKLARMMRFIRQFLRGLMMALGIIATAMIILSFTDLPWHAYYQLGTSQTNRNIEADYIVVLGAGAVPGHHSLLRCWYAAKASRQMPEAPVIVALPADSLQTGTDHDRMIEELVLRGIPQNQILSEKSGNNTWAQALNIRKMIPDLGSRILLITSPEHMYRSVKAFRKAGFTNVNGLPTFEAAFDSQLLLEPSTKKKSKRSQEQNLDLRYNMWSYLQYQIIVMREYAAIVWYKLNGMI